In Candida dubliniensis CD36 chromosome 6, complete sequence, the following are encoded in one genomic region:
- a CDS encoding kinetochore protein, putative (Similar to S. cerevisiae SPC105;~In S. cerevisiae: protein required for accurate chromosome segregation, localizes to the nuclear side of the spindle pole body) produces MAKSILKDNQNHTVPILRGDNSNNNNSNKTDESRISINLNQNNNNNNNNNRRVSFAREVTLHKIDYVENPNNKRRKTDIGITYQDYGESSGNDLNSENYHHNNNDNNNGMNNINEQDEHEEEEEEHEQEQGDDTYGEKMLVDSSDEDEQEEEDHVIDVNNNDRRDHEEQTMELTSVGVPEYIPPVIDDGKASTDQQYHRVVVVEEEEEEEEEDMELTEGMPRKIEYSSPKETNVDDQNNDDEDITMDVTNVLSHIRQSANQNQNSVQDNAHSENKDPQNVDDTQPMELTQTFENITRSSIEKPVLQEVIEEQELEGGIEQHGSENKPEVKEQVIDDVVNTEPEEENELDHQIIDNDNREENKPSNISSNDFSEHMDLTIVDYKKIDYNGPIPEIPRGDGFDNGELSFAMDLTEIQSFVCPRNDKENQDDNETGIDEVDANAIAIAQEIQPNEEGKIRENEITENDAMELTQTIPMKILDSNEDTNSISQPLEESIPTSNNLPDESLSQPMELTQIDSKITTGKESDLGEVSQPMDLTQTTSNISHDDEINTSGIEERVTTTTIPLAEITQDDINEEDEREEGKTEPQEEKEESSEEDDEDDSFDEDDPNYIPVSLSKFLSDIRVQFYDDLELDLNSIPRLSITNSIELTPSLHDYIKAKPNLELLELYEFCCHELNKKIIQGRELYNEYEKTVIINNPILFKKYYSMDDKTKLLINLKIQLIRDFARLKSKKTWYDWRNQLIENLIDKLNEEINSLINDKQLLIEDINRLNELYDKCRIYLNILNNKFNELIRLKNEIKRIPPIELNKLQLDVAKRKQDIVEINKEIEIKLLQLSTIKKNLHDSNEKKSLLQIQLNNLQNEFNQIRKYDNLEIKLILRKYQFLQNLTNLKYLKTTQKEQQQQEQEQEQEDRGHKISFLFDDSIICQFDFINNKIMYTMEQNNFKNKSSLIGVFDQIIIDGEKQQELNIIDKFQLFCRNWHWLKKLDSDLYYVSLKFPIELKFVHNNEKEEEEEKEGKKYLEFTIKYYNFKYDYKLLICGEIDINNFVNNQSNVNPKNIEFTGRIIHQRGEINNNNNNKSFREQISNDLKVFDKQILNNLIIVNK; encoded by the coding sequence ATGGCAAAAAGTATATTAAAGgataatcaaaatcataCCGTCCCAATACTTCGTGGagataatagtaataacaacaatagtaaCAAAACTGATGAATCaagaatttcaataaatttaaatcaaaacaacaacaacaacaataataataatcgaCGCGTTTCATTTGCTCGTGAAGTCACATTACATAAGATTGATTATGTTGAGAATCCTAATAATAAACGACGTAAGACTGATATTGGGATTACTTATCAAGATTATGGAGAATCTTCTggtaatgatttaaatCTGGAAAACTATCaccataataataatgataataacaatggtatgaataatataaatgaaCAAGATGAGcacgaagaagaagaagaagaacatgAACAAGAACAGGGTGATGATACCTATGGAGAAAAAATGCTTGTTGATAGTtctgatgaagatgaacaagaggaagaagatcATGTTATAGAcgtcaacaacaacgaccGACGAGATCATGAAGAACAGACTATGGAATTAACGAGTGTTGGTGTACCAGAATACATTCCTCCCGTAATTGATGATGGCAAAGCAAGCACAGATCAACAGTACCATAGGGTAGTAGTcgtagaagaagaagaagaggaggaggaggaagatATGGAATTGACAGAAGGAATGCCtcgaaaaattgaatatagtTCTCCCAAGGAGACCAATGTAGATGATCAAAATAATGACGATGAAGATATTACGATGGATGTTACAAATGTATTATCACATATTCGTCAAAGTGcgaatcaaaatcaaaattcaGTACAAGATAATGCTCATAGTGAAAATAAGGATCCTCaaaatgttgatgataCTCAGCCAATGGAATTGACTCAAACTTTTGAGAATATCACCCGATCAAGTATTGAGAAACCAGTTCTTCAAGAAGTTAttgaagaacaagaattggAGGGTGGTATAGAACAACATGGTTCAGAAAATAAACCAGAGGTGAAAGAACAAGTAATCGATGATGTTGTCAATACAGAgccagaagaagaaaatgaattagatcatcaaataattgataatgataataggGAAGAGAACAAACCTAGCAATATATCGTCTAATGATTTTTCCGAACATATGGATCTTACTAttgttgattataaaaAGATTGATTATAATGGACCAATTCCTGAGATTCCTAGAGGTGATGGATTTGATAATGGAGAATTATCTTTTGCTATGGATTTGACAGAAATTCAACTGTTTGTTTGTCCTCGCAATGATAAGGAGAATcaagatgataatgaaactGGAATTGATGAAGTAGATGCCAATGCCATTGCCATTGCACAAGAAATACAACCAAATGAAGAAGGAAAAATAAGGGAGAATGAAATTACGGAGAATGATGCTATGGAATTAACACAAACCATTCCCATGAAAATATTAGATTCAAATGAAGACACCAACTCAATCTCACAACCATTGGAAGAATCAATACCTACAAGTAATAATTTACCAGATGAATCATTATCACAACCAATGGAACTTACTCAAATTGATTCTAAAATCACCACAGGAAAAGAATCTGATTTAGGTGAAGTGTCTCAACCAATGGATCTTACTCAAACAACTTCCAATATATCacatgatgatgaaatcaATACATCAGGGATTGAAGAAAGAGTGACAACGACTACTATTCCACTTGCTGAGATAACTCAAgatgatattaatgaagaagacgaaAGAGAAGAAGGAAAGACTGAAccacaagaagaaaaagaagaatcatCTGAGGAAGACGATGAGGATGATtcatttgatgaagatgatccAAATTATATACCTGTTTCATTATCGAAATTTTTAAGTGATATTAGAGTACAATTTtatgatgatttagaatTGGATCTTAATTCTATACCCCGATTAAGTATAACCAATTCTATTGAATTAACCCCTAGTTTGCATGACTATATTAAAGCTAAACCAAATTTAgaattattggaattatATGAATTTTGTTGTcatgaattaaataaaaaaatcattcaagGACGAGAATTATataatgaatatgaaaaaaCTGTTATCATAAATAATcctatattatttaaaaaatattattcaatggatgataaaaccaaattattaattaatttaaaaattcaattaattcgAGATTTTGCTCGATtgaaaagtaaaaaaacTTGGTATGATTGgagaaatcaattaatagaaaatttaattgataaattaaatgaagaaataaattcattaattaatgataaacaattattaattgaagatATAAATcgattaaatgaattatatgATAAATGTCGAATATATTTAAAcatattgaataataaatttaatgaattaataagattgaaaaatgaaattaaacgAATCCcaccaattgaattaaataaattacaattaGATGTTGCTAAAAGGAAACAagatattgttgaaattaataaagaaattgaaattaaattattacaattatcaactattaaaaaaaatttacatgatagtaatgaaaaaaaatcattattacaaattcaattaaataatttacaaaatgaatttaatcaaattcgaaaatatgataatttggaaattaaattaattttaaggaaatatcaatttttacaaaatttaacaaatttgaaatatttaaaaaccacccaaaaagaacaacaacaacaagaacaagaacaagaacaagaagataGAGGTCataaaatatcttttttatttgatgattcaattatttgtcaatttgattttattaataataaaataatgtATACTATGgaacaaaataatttcaaaaataaatcttcattAATCGGGGTATTCGatcaaattataattgatggagagaaacaacaagaattaaatataattgataaatttcaattattttgtcGAAATTGGCATTGgttaaagaaattagattctgatttatattatgtttcattaaaatttcccattgaattgaaatttgttcacaacaatgaaaaagaagaagaagaggaaaagGAAGGGAAGAAATATCTTGAATTTACcattaaatattataatttcaaatatgattataaattattaatttgtggagaaattgatattaataattttgtaaataatcAATCTAATGTAAATCCTaagaatattgaatttactGGAAgaataattcatcaacgaggtgaaattaataacaacaataataataaatcatttagAGAACAAATTAGTAATGATCTTAAAgtatttgataaacaaattttgaataatctaataattgttaataaataa
- a CDS encoding vacuolar amino acid transporter, putative (Similar to S. cerevisiae AVT5) has product MGRATIRSGSINLLNTIIGAGILAMPYGLKNNGLLFGCILIIWSSLTSSMGLYLQNKVAKYTDQRGSVSYFSLSQLTYPNLSILFDSAISIKCFGVGVSYLVVIGDLMPKIVESIAGKNVPLDSILMARNFWITIFMIIIVTPLSYLKKLDSLKYTSILALFSVGYLICLVVAHYFSTTPTFASSSDIVYHYIGPISLKSTLSSFPIFVFAYTCHQNMFAIINELKPNDTDGSQTRQSNLIIRNSISIACLSYLIVGVFGYLTFGNSVNANIITMYSPNSISSLIGRLCIVIMVSLSFPLQCHPCRGSINHVIYFCTHGVQQSKFRTATATATATATGGSNNNNNNNRDQHGYTSLSSDIESLQSIGNDTTIGDGNDANESFISTTPVEGAQDTDGHDPIIVPMTTKKFYIITTVIVILSYLVAISVTSLAHVLAFVGSTGSTSISFILPGLFGYLLIKPESESESEPHGSLNNLEKFCKYGGLFLAIWGVLVMIVCLSATIFLGATH; this is encoded by the coding sequence ATGGGACGTGCTACAATAAGATCAGGAtctattaatttattaaacacCATAATTGGTGCTGGTATACTTGCCATGCCTTAtggattgaaaaataatggattattatttggttGTATATTAATTATATGGTCATCATTAACTTCATCAATGGGACtttatttacaaaataaagTTGCTAAATATACTGATCAACGAGGTTCAGTATCATATTTTAGTTTATCACAATTAACTTATCCTAATTTAagtattttatttgatagTGCTATTCTGATTAAATGTTTTGGAGTTGGAGTAAGTTatcttgttgttattggtgATTTAATGCcgaaaattgttgaaagtATTGCGGGTAAAAATGTCCCATTAGATTCAATATTAATGGCTCGTAATTTTTGGATTACTATATTTATGATAATTATTGTCACTCCTTTAtcatatttgaaaaaattggattcTTTAAAATATACTAGTATTTTAGCATTATTTTCAGTGggttatttgatttgtctTGTTGTTGCCCATTATTTTTCTACTACTCCCACCTTTGCTTCATCTTCAGATATAGTTTATCATTATATTGGTCCAATATCTTTAAAATCTACATTAAGTTCATTCccaatatttgttttcGCTTATACTTGTCATCAAAATATGTTTGCtataataaatgaattaaaaccAAATGATACCGACGGTTCACAAACTAgacaatcaaatttaatcattcgtaattcaatttcaattgcttGTTTATCTTATTTAATCGTGGGGGTTTTTGGGTATTTAACTTTTGGTAATTCAGTAAATGctaatattattactatgTATTCtccaaattcaatttcttcattaattgGAAGATTATGTATTGTTATTATGGTTAGTTTATCCTTCCCTTTACAATGTCATCCTTGTCGTGGATCAATTAATCACGTGATATATTTTTGCACCCATGGAGTACAACAATCGAAATTTCGAACTGCCACTGCCACTGCCACTGCTACTGCTACTGGTGGTagtaataacaacaacaacaataatagaGATCAACATGGATATACTTCTTTAAGTTCTGATATTGAAAGTTTACAAAGTATTGGTAATGATACAACCATTGGTGATGGCAATGACGCCAATGAATCATTTATATCTACTACCCCAGTAGAAGGAGCTCAAGATACTGATGGTCATGATCCAATTATTGTTCCTATGAcaacaaagaaattttatataattacTACAGTGATTGTTATATTATCATATCTTGTGGCAATTTCAGTAACTTCATTAGCTCATGTATTAGCATTTGTTGGATCTACTGgttcaacatcaatttcGTTTATATTACCAGGATTATTTGGTTATTTGTTAATTAAACCTGAATCTGAATCTGAATCTGAACCCCATGgttcattaaataatttagaaaaattttgtaaatatgGTGGATTATTTTTAGCAATTTGGGGGGTATTAGTTAtgattgtttgtttaaGTGCTACAATCTTTTTAGGTGCCACTCATTAA